The region TGTGCCTTCTTTCAGAGGCCCGGTGGTCAGCCCCATGGACTCCCCCAGGGCAGGTCTTTGTGCCTTGGGCTTGTGGGCATACATTTCATAAAGATCCCCTTTACCTGATGGGATTCTGACTTTCTACTGTGTGAAACGTGGGAAGTAAACACAGGGActcttttggaatattttaattaacttattttattatttttaaaaaatattttacttgtttatataTCAAAAGTGAAAAAGCATATGATTCAACACAACTTCAAGAATGTTGGACCCCACACTTGGGTATCCTTATGGGGACTATGTGTAGCTGTCACTGTCCAGTGCattaagagaaacaaacaaacaaagaacaaagatttTTCACTGAAGaccaatggggggggggggcttgaggGGGAGGTGATTAGGGTCCTGTTTGggttacattcattcattcaacatctaTGTGCAATTCTTCAACGAACTGGGTCTTCATACCATGCCCCCTAGCTCGCTGGCTTTCAGAAAGATTATCTAGCTAGGGTAGTTAAGTCCGAGCTCGtggtctctctcattctcctctctctctctcaatctctctccccctctctcacgTGTCCACTGCTCGCACACAGCAGCCGGAAATGACACATCGAAGTGAGTCACCAATGCGGCTGTGAATCACCCTGTAATTGGGGAAAGTTCTGTCCTGTTAGGTCGTGCAGCCCCTTGCTCTCCTGTTCCTAAATATATTGGAAAATTTTGAAAGCACGCTGTCCTCGCTGTAATCTCTCTGACCCACCACATCCTTTTGGTCCCTAaagttagatcatcttggcggggGTCTTCGCCATCTAGTAGAAGGGCCAGGACGGGAGAGGAGCCACGAGGCTCAGGAAGCCACAAGGGGGCAGTGTGGGTCCCACCAAGCTTGCCGCCCAGAGGGGCAGCTAGTCAAGGGGCCAGACTCCTGAGAGGAAAGACACAGACCACCAAGGAACATGACAAGCAAATTCATAGACTACGTTTTTCTTGagagtcctctttctctctcacaagcACACAAGGACAAGGATGTGATTAAATACCCAAGCATACCCCTGGCATCCCACCCTCCCCACCGGGAGATTAGAGCCAAGAACCAGGCGCGCATCTCACTTCTCTTCCTCCATTCCTGCAAAATAAAGTTAGTGGGAAGCAGAAACCTGCTCCTATGAGTAAACAAGTCACCTACACTCCAAAATAATATATGCACACTGTTTCTGGGGAGGGCGACGGCCAGGTCAGGGCGGGTCTCCGCCCGGGGCCACGAGACCCTCTGATCTGGGGCCGTGCAGACCTCGAACAGAAAGGGTGCCTCTCCCACTGGCCTTCTTTGGCCCGCCGCCAGACTCCTCAGCAGTGGCAGACAGTGCAAGAGTGACAGCTACGTGCCTGGAACACAAATCGTTTCCACCAAGCACACAAAAGCTCCCGCAAGCCTTGGGGTGCCATCCTGCCGGGGTCTCGGCGGGGTCCAGGTCTGCAGACCCGGACGGGCAGAGCAGCTGCGCCAGTGGTTGTCCGAGGTTTACAGTCTGGTGTGGAGACCCGGCTGTGCTTCCGAGGTCTCTCCGGGGGGGCTCCACCGTGGAGTTTTACTGAAAGGTCCTCTTCCCCATTCCTGGGAGAGGCTGAGGTCTGGGATGCAGATTCGAAAGATTTAccttttttgggggtttttgttgttgttgttgttgttgttttgttttgtttttccctaaagggcaaatgccttctttttctccagaaaaattagttaaaatattttttttttcctttagagttCCTTCTTCTTGGATGTATCTCCAGTTCTGTCCCAGATGAGGGCTGCTGTTCTCACCGTCAGGGTTCCATCACTTGGCCCATGAAAAGGACCGTTCCTGAGGATGGAAGATGCGTGGGAGATGAGAACGGGAAGAAAAGGCACGGCTCACGCAACCCCATGTTTATGGATGAACCGAGAACGTGAGTGAGCTGTCAGGAGTCACAGCTGCTGTTGTGACTAAGCTAGGGCTGGGGTCCTGGCACGGTGCTCTGTTGGTGACAGAGCGTTGTCCCTGAATGGAGGAGGTGAACCAGAGCTCTGGATTCTTTGTCTGGAGTCCTCCCGGGGTAGAAGGGAGTGTCTATACCTGTCTAGACTGGCGCCTGAGGGGAGAAgatggggcgggggcagggggccgggggagagggcaggggagcaTCGCGGCCTCGGCTCACCTGTGGGGTTGTGCCGCACCACGAAGAGGAAGGGTCTGTCCATGATGATCTCCTCGGGAGCCATTCGGGCTGAGACGATGATGGCTAAGAGAGAAGGAACAAGGTTCTAGAACAGAGGGACTGGGCGCCGGCGCCTGGACTGATCAGCAGGGATGCCCTGACACCAGCCTTCTGATGGTAGCCCTGGGGGGTGTCTAGGAGGCTTGGCTGTGAGCCTTAACAGTTGCGGGAAATCCTCGGAGCCCTGGTTGCCTCCAGGAGTTTTGCCGAGTCCTGTCAGCTCCTCGCAAACAACCATTTATGTAAGCCTTTGTAGAGCGTCTTGGTGAGCAAGTTCCTTAAGCTGACCAGCCACTGGGAGAAGAAGCCAGGCTTCCtttgcggggtggggggatgtgcTTTTCACTTTCGGGGGATCTCTGGAGCTGTCGGGTCAGGGACTGGGCTCCGAGGCCAAGTGGGCCCAATTTCTCGGCTGAGAAACTGTTGGGGTCGGGGCGATGCCCTTGGCATCAGGGCGAGGAGGGGAGGCCACTCCATGAGGGGAGCCTGGTAGAGCAGGGCCATGGGGTTCATCCCAGATGTAGGCCCCTCCTGGAAGCCTTGGGCGGAGACCCCCCCAGGCCTCACCTGAGCCTGACTCACCTGTAGAGGAGGACGCCACCGTGCCGCTCTCATTTACCTCGATCTTCACTTTCTGCAGCGCCTGGGACACGTACAGTGCCTCTTGATCTGAAGCACAAGCGCATCCCAGGGCAGGTCAGCTGGGGTTCTCAGAGGCACACCCCTTTGTCCCCTTGGGGGCCCCACAGTCCACCAGCGGAAGAAAGCGGAAGGAAACTGTCCTACCTGAAAGACTGGAGAAGTCCGCCTGGTTTGGCCTGAACATGTCAGTCATCCCCAAGTTCTCCAGGGGCCCCCGGAGGTTGACTTCGCTCTCCAGGGAGAACCTGGAAACAGGAGCAGGAAATGGCTCAGGCTCAGGCCTCCCCTTGTAGCTTCTCCCAGTCCCTGCCAGTGTAGCCCCCTCCGGGCCTGGCTGGCAGCCCGACAGGATGGGGACAGATGTGAAAGTGGAGGGAGGCTGGTCTTCTCAAATCTGTGTGGAAGGTCTAATAGAAATGAACATGGAGATGGTCTGCCATCTCCCTGccgtccccccgccccctgcctcctCTGCCGGAACCTGGTCTGTAGACTGTGTTCCCGGGAGCTAATTCTGAAGGGGACTCCAGCTCTGGGTCCCCCCTGCTTCCCATCAGGGCTCTCATTACCTCCGGGTTTCACTTTAtagggatgggggggtgggggcggggcaagAGCATGCAAACCAGCTaaattctctcctttccccaagcCTGGCATGACAGCATCTGGAAATTTGGGATCAGTGAGGTGGGAGGTTTCCCTCTAATTCCGGAATGACCCGGCCTCAGCTTTCTCCGCCCTCTCTGCTTCTGcggaaggatttttaaaatctccttttttGGAAGCCAGCTAGAAGCTGCTCGGGCTCCTTTTGTCTCCATTGTTTGGATGTTGACTTGAGCCGAGGCGGGTGGGAAAGGGTCTTTCAAAGGCCAATCTggccccccacctccaccatTTCTCTGGCTCTTCCTTCGGCTGGCTTTGGCCCCGTATTGAGGGTGGGCAGGGTTGGGGCACCGTCTAGAATGACTCCCCGCCGCCCTCCAGTGGAAACAGGAGGAGGGAGGATGAGCGGAATCTTAATCAAACCCAGGCCAGAGTGTTTCCCATCAGCTTCCCACACATGTCCCTGCCCTGCAAATGTCACATCTGGGAAACTGGAGGTGGGCCTTCCAGGGAgccctggaggagaggagggggcagatagagggggtttggggagggATTGGCAAGGATGGTGAGAGTGAGGGGTGACTTACTTGGGCAGAACCAGGAGGCGAAGCCTTCTGGTCATATTCCCTTTCCACTGGCTGATGAGCTGGGCATCCAGGATGTTGGTGAGGGCAGAAAGAGGCACGTCTTTTTCATAGGGAGCAGCAATGAACATGCTTAGCGTGTCTCCGTGATAGGGCAGTTCCAGGATGTCGTAATAATGGCCGTCGGGGGTAGAAAACTCAGCTGCGAAGACACCGGATTGGCGCACTGAAAATGGCTTCTGCTTTTGGTGGTTCTCACCCAGCACTGGATTTTCAACGAGTTCGGTCTCCTCCGCTCTTTCTGGAAGCCAGCTTTCTATCCAGGCTTTGGAGGCTCCAGTCAGTTTTTAATCCCCATTTCCCTCCTCTGTTGCCAATTCAGTGTCGTCTGGTTGCCCTATCTCCTTCGGGGCTTCTTGGCCTTTAGTCCTGTGTCCCCCACACCCAACCACTAATTCAtcctcattcttctctccttcaGCTTAGTGTCCACCTGTACAGGCCTGTCCCCTGCAGGCTTTGTGAGCCCTCCTTTGTTATCATACTAGAAATACTCAGGGACTGGAGACAGAGGTCAGGTGGTCATGTGTGGGCTGGAGGGACTTTCTGGATGTCAGCTTTGTCTTGCATGAGCTAAAGCTACATTTGGCTGCTCCCGCTATCCCAACAGCTCCTGCTTGAGGAGTCTTTGGCAAAGCTGGGCTATATTCGGGACTTTCTCCTCCCTGGGAGAGGATCACCTGGGGGGAATGAGGTACAGTAGTGCTGGGACTTTTGGAAGAAGGTCTTGAACTTACTGTAGTTGAACTTGTTGGTCTGAGCCATCATGGGCACAGAGACGGTGCTGCCATCAGATTTGTGGAAGAGGCGGTGGTGGGTGCCCGACTTGGGGAAGGGGGTCTTCCACTGGCCGTTGAAGTAGAGGGCATTCACCAGCATCAGGCGCGTCAGCTGGTCCACAGTCCCTCTGCCCAGCAGGTTGCCAATCATGCCTGCGAGAAAGCCAGGAAACGGTAACAGGGTCAGATAGGTTTCAGTCCTATTAGCGGGTTCCCTTCAGTCCTCAGATTGGATGTGTGTCCTTGAGGCAGACTAGGGGTGTAAGTGAGCTGTGTTCCACCTGTTCCGTCTTCCTAGGAGTCTCGGGAGAGCTGCCCGCCCAGCACACACTCTGCTGCTGGGATACTGTCGGGGATCAGACTCAGCGAGGTCTTCCCTACCTTTGGCTTTTCTCTCGCTTTGCTCCCTAAGCTGTCGTCTGG is a window of Meles meles chromosome 21, mMelMel3.1 paternal haplotype, whole genome shotgun sequence DNA encoding:
- the SERPINE1 gene encoding plasminogen activator inhibitor 1, giving the protein MQTSTVSACLALGLALIFGEASASYLQQTRAAELATDFGVKVFKQVAQASKDRNMVFSPYGVASVLAMLQLTTAGETRQQIQEAMRFQIDEKGMAPALRQLYKELMGPWNKDEISTADAIFVQRDLKLVHGFMPYFFRLFRTTVKQVDFSEVERARFIVNDWVKRHTKGMIGNLLGRGTVDQLTRLMLVNALYFNGQWKTPFPKSGTHHRLFHKSDGSTVSVPMMAQTNKFNYTEFSTPDGHYYDILELPYHGDTLSMFIAAPYEKDVPLSALTNILDAQLISQWKGNMTRRLRLLVLPKFSLESEVNLRGPLENLGMTDMFRPNQADFSSLSDQEALYVSQALQKVKIEVNESGTVASSSTAIIVSARMAPEEIIMDRPFLFVVRHNPTGTVLFMGQVMEP